GTAAGCGGTGTCCATGCCGTCGTGAATATAACGGATCATGCTTTCCCTGGCTTGTTCCGGTCTTTCATTTAAGGCGTTGATGAGGTCAAGCAAGCTCGCTGAATTTTCAAGCAAATGATCATTTATAATTTCCCGAAAAACTTCGAGTTTGTCAGGAAAATAGTTATAAAAACTGCCTGTCGAAACGCCAGCCAATTTGGCTATTTCCTTGGTGTTGGTTTGATAATAACCTTTTGTATTAAATAGCTTTTTGGCGGCCGTGATGATTTTCTGACGATTAATAATCGTTCGTTTCTGAATCGGTTTTTCTTTTTCCATCCTTTTTCTCCTGTACATCTGGTCCGGATGTTTTAAGCAAAAATGATATTGGCACTTTTGCAATTAGCAATCCTTATTTGATAAAGTCGGTGGCAAAATGAAAAGAGCTGACCTGAAAATTGCTTCGGGTCAGTTCTTTAAGGGCATCATAAATAAGTTCTCAAAGCACGAAAATAACGGGAATGGTTCGATTAAAGATCTTGTTTTGGCGCCTCTTCGGAAGTTGTTTCAGGGGCCTCTTCAAGAACCACGTCATCGTCGTCAACTAAAATTTCGGAAAGAACTTCAAAGAAGTAGCCTTTGGCCGAAGCTAAGGATTCAATATAGGCAAACATGGCTAAACGATGATAGTCAATAAAACCATTTTCATCAGCGTATGGTTTTAATCGCGCCAGAAAATAATCCTCATCGATTTCACCTTCAAATTTTTCTTGGACTTTGTTAAAGATTGTAATTAATTCGCTTTTTTTCATAGTTATTACCTTCTTCAGCATTATTTCAACCACATGGAGGTTGATAAATTAATTATAGGAGCCTGGAATAAAATAAACAAGGTTTATTTGTAAAACCGGAAAAATTGTCGGGTGATAAACAAAAAAGGATGTGTTTTAATGATCATTTATAGTATACTGATAGTAAATTAGAATGGTTTGAATTTGGACTGAATGAGCATGAATCTATATTGCATTGGTAAGTAAAAATGCTAAAAATCGCTTTGAAGTGGGCATTTAAATTAAGATTATTTAGATACTAATCAGTCTGGGACTAAAAAAAAGAGATGTCTCACGGAGACATCCTCAAATTGTAGTCAAAGTAGGTTATCGGATCGACAACGGTTAATCAGGTTGTTTGCATCAGAGCGGACATGGCCTTAGCCTGTCCGATTCTGCAGCAAACAACCGATTAATCGTTGTCAGTTTGTTGCTAACCTCAGGATATCTCAATGAGACATCCTTTAAAATGTTTTATAGCATATGGGTGGACATACATTCGGCAAAGAGTGCGATCCCGCCAAAGATAAGGTATACACCGGCAATGATGCCGAACCCCAAAAGCATAACAAAGGGGTTGAAAATAAAGAAAATTGATAAAAGTACATTAATAATGCCAGATGCAAGTAACCAGCCGGTTCCGGGAGAACCTTGTTTTTTCATAACCGAAGCAGCTGTAATCTGATTCATACCGGTGGTTAAGGTTATAAATGCCAACATAAAAGCCAGTGTGCTGGCGCGGGATAATGGATCTGAAAAGATTAGCAGAATACCTAATAAAGTAGCCATGATGCCAGCGGTTAGACTCCAACCATTTTTGATTTCGCTGTTTGCGAAAAGAATAATATGAAATGCACCATAAATTATAAGACCGATAATAAAAAACCACATAATCATTTGCGCAGCGAACATTGGCGCAAAAAAGATCAGAGCACCAAGGACGACCATTAGAATGGCGACAACAATGCCAAGTGTTTTGGACATTTTTAGAAAATCATTCATTTTTTTTCCTTTCAATACTAAATTTTGTTAAGTAATTGTGAAACTGATCACAAAGATTATGGTAGTCTCATAATTACTTACTCAATTATATTACAGCACCTTATCAAGATAATCAAGTTAAATATAAGTTATGTAGATTTAATAGAAAGTAATATAATAAAAAAGAAATAATAAATGATATAAAAACAATTATATAGCTAAATAAGTCAAAAGGAGATAAAATCATGTTAATAATAGGACCTCACCTTTCCATTGCGGGTGGTTTAAAAAAAGCCGGAGAAGAAGCGCAAAAGATTGCCGCAAACACGTTTCAATTTTTTACCCGAAATCCCAGAGGCGGCAAAGCCAAAGCGATTGATGTTAATGATGTGGC
This is a stretch of genomic DNA from Acetobacterium woodii DSM 1030. It encodes these proteins:
- a CDS encoding TetR/AcrR family transcriptional regulator, producing MEKEKPIQKRTIINRQKIITAAKKLFNTKGYYQTNTKEIAKLAGVSTGSFYNYFPDKLEVFREIINDHLLENSASLLDLINALNERPEQARESMIRYIHDGMDTAYKNLVMFQDYDSLVIAYPELGTTVNAVTNEIMAALHNFCTQSPHVKRRTANPLVMSQMTFFMVQGISIFISKLPDDIDKNEYEEQLAEIAYWYLFGD
- a CDS encoding HdeD family acid-resistance protein, which codes for MNDFLKMSKTLGIVVAILMVVLGALIFFAPMFAAQMIMWFFIIGLIIYGAFHIILFANSEIKNGWSLTAGIMATLLGILLIFSDPLSRASTLAFMLAFITLTTGMNQITAASVMKKQGSPGTGWLLASGIINVLLSIFFIFNPFVMLLGFGIIAGVYLIFGGIALFAECMSTHML